One Cellulomonas sp. NS3 genomic region harbors:
- a CDS encoding ParB/RepB/Spo0J family partition protein: MSEKRRGLGRGLGALIPNGLDGQRTSDAQRPVDVFFPDNRTGAPDVDLPPDPVTRPVSRGTTAPATATAVAPTTTSEATATVSEAEPAVDETRTAVTDAAVDTATVSSPAATPSDEVPPDAGDTSPAADRTSRRSTGLAEDLVPVPGARFAELPVDSIRPNPRQPRTVFEEEALEELVASIREVGVLQPVVVRPVGDDQYELIMGERRWRATQAAGMSVIPAIVRDTEDSDLLRDALLENLHRSQLNPLEEAAAYQQLLDDFGCTHEELATRIHRSRPQISNTLRLLRLPPLVQRRVAAGVISAGHARALLGLADGAAIERLAQRIVSEGLSVRAVEEIVSLGGDAESPAARRRPKAGERNEALDELASRLSDRFETRVKINLGKARGRLTVEFASVQDLNRILESLAPEDPGLLKP, from the coding sequence GTGAGCGAGAAGCGTCGGGGGCTGGGCCGAGGGCTCGGCGCCCTCATCCCCAACGGCCTGGACGGCCAGCGGACGTCGGACGCTCAGCGTCCGGTGGACGTCTTCTTCCCGGACAACAGGACCGGTGCTCCGGACGTGGACCTTCCTCCCGATCCGGTGACGCGGCCTGTTTCACGTGGAACCACAGCGCCGGCAACGGCTACGGCCGTCGCACCAACAACGACGTCCGAGGCGACCGCCACGGTCTCGGAAGCCGAGCCTGCCGTCGACGAGACGCGGACAGCTGTGACCGACGCAGCGGTGGACACCGCGACGGTCTCGAGCCCGGCCGCGACGCCGAGTGACGAGGTGCCGCCCGACGCGGGGGACACGTCTCCCGCCGCCGACAGGACGAGTCGACGGTCAACCGGTCTCGCAGAGGACCTGGTGCCCGTGCCGGGCGCGCGGTTCGCCGAGCTCCCCGTCGATTCGATCCGGCCGAACCCGCGTCAGCCGCGGACGGTGTTCGAGGAGGAGGCGCTCGAGGAGCTCGTCGCCTCGATCCGCGAGGTTGGCGTCCTGCAGCCGGTCGTGGTCCGGCCGGTCGGTGACGATCAGTACGAGCTCATCATGGGTGAGCGCCGGTGGCGGGCCACCCAGGCCGCCGGCATGTCCGTGATCCCCGCGATCGTCCGGGACACTGAGGACAGCGATCTGCTCCGCGACGCGCTCCTGGAGAACTTGCACCGATCGCAGCTCAACCCGCTCGAGGAGGCGGCCGCCTACCAGCAGCTGCTCGACGACTTCGGCTGCACGCACGAGGAGCTGGCCACGCGCATTCACCGCTCCCGCCCGCAGATCTCCAACACGCTTCGGCTGCTCCGGCTTCCGCCGCTCGTGCAGCGCCGCGTCGCCGCTGGTGTGATCTCCGCGGGTCACGCGCGCGCGCTGCTCGGACTCGCCGACGGAGCGGCGATCGAGCGGCTCGCGCAGCGCATCGTCTCCGAAGGGCTGTCGGTACGCGCCGTCGAGGAGATCGTGTCGCTCGGGGGCGACGCCGAGAGTCCAGCCGCACGGCGTCGGCCGAAGGCGGGGGAGCGGAACGAGGCGCTCGACGAACTCGCATCCAGACTGTCAGACCGGTTCGAGACGCGCGTGAAGATCAACCTCGGCAAGGCCCGAGGCCGACTCACCGTGGAGTTCGCTTCCGTCCAAGACCTGAACCGCATCCTGGAGAGCCTCGCACCGGAGGATCCGGGCCTCCTCAAGCCCTGA
- the rsmG gene encoding 16S rRNA (guanine(527)-N(7))-methyltransferase RsmG, with protein MNGAETDEATMLPDPLEGDSRLPAYFGSSWSSVQHFHRMLADEGVLRGLVGPREVGRLWERHLLNSAAVVPFLPQTGRIVDLGSGAGLPGVVVAAMLPEAEVVLLEPMERRCVWLGEVVAELGLANATVTRARAEDVHGSLLADAITARAVAPLDRLYRWALPLLTSGGVLVALKGGRAADEVQTASKAGKRLGAGQASIHAAHTIDGVDETTVVRVVREAVRGVR; from the coding sequence ATGAACGGAGCCGAGACGGACGAGGCGACCATGCTTCCGGACCCGCTCGAAGGAGATTCTCGGCTGCCGGCGTACTTCGGATCTTCCTGGAGCTCCGTCCAGCACTTCCATCGCATGCTGGCGGACGAGGGCGTCCTTCGCGGCCTTGTCGGGCCGCGTGAGGTCGGACGCCTGTGGGAGCGGCACCTGCTGAACTCGGCCGCCGTCGTGCCGTTCCTGCCGCAGACCGGCCGCATCGTGGACCTCGGCTCTGGAGCCGGCCTGCCGGGCGTTGTCGTTGCGGCGATGCTCCCGGAAGCGGAGGTCGTGCTGCTCGAGCCGATGGAGCGTCGATGCGTCTGGCTCGGTGAAGTTGTCGCGGAGCTCGGCCTGGCGAATGCGACCGTCACCCGCGCACGAGCCGAAGACGTACACGGGAGTCTCCTGGCTGACGCCATCACCGCCCGCGCAGTCGCCCCCCTCGACCGGCTCTACCGGTGGGCGCTCCCGCTCCTGACCAGCGGGGGAGTTCTCGTGGCGCTCAAGGGCGGACGGGCAGCGGACGAGGTGCAGACGGCAAGCAAGGCCGGCAAGCGTCTGGGAGCCGGGCAAGCGTCCATTCATGCGGCTCACACAATTGACGGTGTCGATGAGACCACAGTGGTTCGCGTCGTTCGGGAGGCTGTTCGCGGTGTTCGGTAG
- a CDS encoding D-alanine--D-alanine ligase family protein — MSDTPIPSTPRIVILAGGLSHERDVSLRSGRRVAEALRSTGVDVTVHDVDSDLVPALLDAQPDLVWPLLHGASGEDGSVRDVLALLGLSTVGTGPRESRVAWSKPIAKTVVARAGISTPDFVTLPQSLFRELGASRVLDAVTARLGLPLVVKPSRGGSALGVSLVTDAADLPRAMVQCFAYGDTALIEQAVVGTELAVSVVDLGDGVRALPAVEIVTDGPYDYDARYNPGRTEYFAPARLTRDLAERAGAVAVAAHEALGLRHLSRTDLIVAPDGSVAFLEVNVAPGMTETSLLPQSAEAAGHELGALYRSLVETALRDALAERDDHA, encoded by the coding sequence GTGAGCGACACGCCCATCCCCAGCACCCCGCGCATCGTCATCCTCGCCGGGGGCCTGTCCCACGAGCGCGACGTCTCCCTGCGCTCAGGCCGCCGCGTCGCCGAGGCGCTGCGGTCCACGGGCGTCGACGTCACCGTCCACGACGTCGACTCCGACCTCGTGCCGGCCCTGCTCGACGCGCAGCCCGACCTCGTCTGGCCGCTCCTGCACGGCGCGAGCGGCGAGGACGGCTCAGTCCGTGACGTGCTCGCGCTCCTCGGTCTGTCCACGGTCGGTACGGGCCCGCGCGAGAGCCGTGTCGCCTGGAGCAAGCCCATCGCGAAGACCGTCGTCGCGCGCGCCGGGATCAGCACGCCCGACTTCGTGACGCTGCCGCAGAGCCTCTTCCGCGAGCTCGGTGCGTCCCGCGTGCTCGACGCGGTCACCGCACGCCTCGGCCTCCCCCTGGTCGTGAAGCCCTCCCGCGGTGGGTCCGCGCTCGGTGTGAGCCTCGTGACCGACGCCGCGGACCTCCCCCGGGCGATGGTCCAGTGCTTCGCGTACGGCGACACCGCGCTCATCGAGCAGGCGGTCGTCGGGACCGAGCTCGCCGTCAGCGTCGTCGACCTGGGCGACGGCGTCCGGGCGCTTCCCGCGGTCGAGATCGTCACCGACGGCCCGTACGACTACGACGCTCGCTACAACCCCGGTCGCACCGAGTACTTCGCTCCCGCTCGGCTGACCCGCGACCTCGCCGAACGGGCCGGCGCGGTCGCCGTCGCCGCGCACGAGGCGCTCGGGCTCCGCCACCTCTCGCGCACCGACCTGATCGTCGCTCCCGACGGCTCCGTGGCGTTCCTGGAGGTCAACGTCGCGCCCGGGATGACCGAGACGTCGCTCCTCCCCCAGTCGGCGGAGGCCGCGGGCCACGAGCTCGGGGCCTTGTATCGGTCGCTGGTCGAGACGGCGCTGCGGGATGCGCTGGCCGAGCGGGACGATCACGCCTAG
- a CDS encoding AAA family ATPase: protein MADAYAETANADLTPADGSHELAAQTAAAALDRPAPTADSRSDGATSSEFEAAAAIDAERSVSRETTGFSGGAVGAGSSAQASNVAPSGASRTAEPSNAVMDGTAAHGSAPAASNDVPAAAADDTVHASGNDGDTGASAAQAFAAQDDSTDPVPAPVRFDTPPPPADISGPPMPDHVHGTLHDAPDGAEASEQMNDGMTAARVDDQEQVVDADRAPAPGSAGQDLDDTLTLDAAGVDADDLHRDALVQSLPDVGEDTPLMAQIQEDARRRIQLRGRRFPRPASTRVITVANQKGGVGKTTTTVNMAAALAQAGLNVLVLDNDPQGNASTALGIEHRAGTPSIYEVLVEGASMAEAVQESPDVPRLWCLPATIDLSGAEIELVSMVARETRLRSALDAYLRGRIEAGLEPIDYVFVDCPPSLGLLTVNAFVVGREVLIPIQCEYYALEGLSQLLKTIQLIQAHLNPDLHVSTILLTMYDARTNLAQQVAQEVREHFPETTLRTSVPRSVRISEAPSYGQTVMTYDPGSTGALAYLEAARELAERAIVAAPGGDITPNDRPASDGPANGPDELSAERDGAFAEARTGTHGDVTHQQEDK from the coding sequence ATGGCTGACGCATACGCCGAGACGGCGAACGCGGACCTCACGCCCGCGGACGGTTCCCACGAGCTCGCCGCTCAGACCGCGGCCGCAGCGCTCGACAGGCCGGCCCCGACCGCGGACAGCCGGTCAGACGGTGCGACGAGCTCGGAGTTCGAGGCCGCCGCAGCGATCGACGCAGAGCGATCGGTTTCACGTGAAACAACGGGGTTCTCGGGTGGAGCCGTCGGCGCGGGCAGTTCGGCTCAGGCTTCGAACGTCGCACCCAGCGGCGCGTCGAGGACTGCGGAACCATCGAACGCGGTGATGGACGGCACCGCGGCTCACGGCTCTGCACCCGCGGCATCGAATGACGTACCGGCCGCGGCGGCCGACGACACCGTGCACGCGTCCGGCAATGACGGGGATACCGGAGCAAGTGCCGCGCAGGCGTTCGCCGCGCAGGACGACTCCACCGACCCCGTGCCGGCACCCGTGCGTTTTGACACGCCGCCTCCGCCAGCGGACATCTCCGGGCCTCCGATGCCCGACCATGTGCACGGCACTCTCCACGACGCGCCTGACGGTGCAGAAGCAAGCGAGCAGATGAACGACGGTATGACCGCAGCCCGGGTCGATGACCAGGAGCAGGTCGTTGACGCGGACCGCGCACCAGCACCTGGGTCGGCGGGCCAGGATCTCGACGACACGCTCACGCTCGATGCCGCCGGAGTGGACGCCGACGACCTCCACCGGGATGCGCTCGTGCAGAGTCTTCCGGACGTCGGTGAGGACACACCTTTGATGGCGCAGATCCAGGAGGACGCTCGCCGGCGCATACAGCTGCGGGGGAGAAGGTTCCCCCGCCCCGCGTCGACGCGGGTCATCACGGTGGCGAACCAGAAGGGTGGCGTCGGCAAGACCACGACGACCGTGAACATGGCGGCGGCTCTCGCGCAGGCCGGACTCAACGTGCTCGTGCTGGACAACGACCCCCAGGGCAACGCCTCGACCGCCCTCGGCATCGAGCACCGTGCCGGGACTCCCTCGATCTACGAGGTCCTGGTCGAGGGGGCGAGCATGGCGGAGGCCGTGCAGGAGAGCCCGGACGTGCCGCGCCTCTGGTGCTTGCCGGCGACCATCGACCTGTCGGGCGCGGAGATCGAGCTCGTGTCGATGGTGGCGCGGGAGACTCGCCTCCGGTCAGCACTCGATGCGTACCTGCGCGGTCGCATCGAGGCTGGGCTCGAGCCGATCGACTACGTCTTCGTCGACTGCCCCCCGAGCCTCGGGCTGCTCACGGTGAACGCGTTCGTCGTCGGTCGGGAGGTGCTGATCCCGATCCAGTGCGAGTACTACGCGCTTGAGGGGCTGAGCCAGCTGCTGAAGACGATCCAGCTCATCCAGGCACACCTGAACCCGGACCTGCACGTCTCGACGATCCTGCTGACGATGTACGACGCGCGTACGAACCTCGCCCAGCAGGTGGCACAAGAGGTGCGCGAGCACTTCCCGGAGACCACGCTGCGCACCTCGGTCCCTCGGTCGGTCCGTATCTCCGAAGCCCCGAGCTACGGCCAGACGGTGATGACGTACGACCCCGGCTCCACCGGCGCACTCGCGTACCTGGAAGCGGCACGGGAACTTGCCGAGCGAGCCATCGTCGCCGCCCCGGGCGGCGACATCACCCCCAACGATCGCCCCGCGTCGGACGGCCCTGCGAACGGCCCGGACGAACTCTCGGCAGAGCGCGACGGCGCGTTCGCCGAGGCCCGAACCGGCACGCACGGCGACGTGACCCACCAGCAGGAGGACAAGTGA
- a CDS encoding protein jag, whose product MTPATEQPSTPPTPDEVPSSRLEEEGEIAADYLEELLDIADLDGDIDIDVDHGRAAVEIIAEGGSERGLQRLAGEDGEVLDALQELTRLAVQAKTGERSRLMLDVAGYRAARRTELIKVADEAIARVKESGADVALEPMNPFERKVVHDAVAAAGLVSDSDGVEPARHVVIRAS is encoded by the coding sequence ATGACGCCTGCAACCGAGCAGCCCAGCACGCCGCCCACCCCCGACGAGGTCCCGTCCTCGCGCCTCGAGGAGGAGGGTGAGATCGCCGCCGACTACCTCGAGGAGCTCCTCGACATCGCCGACCTCGACGGGGACATCGACATCGACGTCGACCACGGTCGTGCGGCGGTCGAGATCATCGCCGAGGGCGGCTCCGAGCGCGGGCTCCAGCGTCTCGCCGGCGAGGACGGTGAGGTCCTCGACGCGCTCCAGGAGCTGACCCGGCTCGCTGTGCAGGCCAAGACGGGGGAGCGGAGCCGGCTCATGCTCGACGTGGCGGGGTACCGCGCCGCACGCCGGACCGAGCTCATCAAGGTCGCCGACGAGGCGATCGCGCGGGTCAAGGAGAGCGGCGCTGACGTGGCCCTCGAGCCGATGAACCCGTTCGAGCGGAAGGTCGTGCACGACGCTGTCGCCGCTGCCGGGCTCGTGAGCGACTCGGACGGTGTGGAGCCGGCGCGCCATGTGGTGATCAGGGCGTCCTGA